The Cololabis saira isolate AMF1-May2022 chromosome 20, fColSai1.1, whole genome shotgun sequence genome includes a window with the following:
- the LOC133420217 gene encoding alpha-tectorin-like isoform X1, with translation MLLPLFYLSSLVALSASDTFSLPHEYDISSCPIFFYDTLYVNADDADLNICLNHYYNYDESRNGNDCIYAPTIDGNVNFAIETEVGDTISTMEGEMKCSVQMSYVSEFGDSITVSLVQYGTRTVLGIQTTATGWFPNYTLYVYIDDEKLTAEIGDEEKINFINASRCRTEAGLDMSPGGEDVYDEGTCVTYSCSNDRVLSIEGCPENHHCDGLGTCIPNNNICTLTGPTVINVHGVLSAVEDRCTYTLMSDNDLFSDFKVLASYKDRRRADVSFVDSVTLKNTGVEVLLEQSGRVKVGGSVVELTSSFTNHDGVKLSKTQAGVIAKLQLNDSVEVTVFFDGNTAQLKTTSEFGYYPQSGLCGDDDKTSSSNQTESSSCQTLPPETSDLTVDCDAMKERCNILMKEPFSSCHADITPDPYITACKDTMCKYPDEDGLRCQFLEAYARACSLMNIELGEWRSNEQCSLPQIFCEESPCSENEFCGLVSPLDTPTCLCRAIFASSYRSSGALGDPTVCTGDSASITLVGCLLEEKGLDYSALHLNDATCKGVMDEESHMVTFSFDNDNCGTEVAEDDGQVVYKNTIKTQASPSSDVITRHSQLKMDVSCVHIEPEIRTMGFRIKDSSVSQEVTSEVASSFTVTMNAYTDAERTQAVDSNTQVLLDQKIWVELTSDGLDADLVAMVINSCWATGQEESNSSPKYDLIQDGCANNADPTVQVEGNGEGTSSYFSFSLFEFKDSSGELYLHCKLHLCVKDNNNTCVPDCSGGGARKRRSALSKYGRSTRRAESPAFISMAWTK, from the exons ATGCTCCTTCCCCTGTTCTACCTGAGCTCGCTCGTGGCCCTGA GTGCTTCTGACACTTTTTCTCTGCCACATGAGTACGACATCAGCTCATGTCCCATCTTCTTCTACGACACTCTCTAC GTGAACGCGGATGATGCTGACTTGAATATCTGTTTGAACCACTACTACAACTACGACGAATCCCGAAACGGCAACGACTGTATTTATGCTCCAACAATCGATGGAAATGTTAATTTTGCTATTGAGACCGAAGTAGGGGACACAATATCCACTATGGAAGGAGAAATGAAGTGCTCTGTGCAAATGAGTTATGTGTCTGAATTTGGTGATTCG ATAACTGTGTCTCTTGTGCAATACGGGACCCGAACAGTTCTGGGAATTCAAACCActgccaccggctggtttccTAATTAT ACATTGTATGTTTATATCGACGACGAAAAATTGACTGCAGAAATCGGGGATGAAGAAAAAATCAACTTCATAAACGCCAGTAGATGCAGAACCGAAGCAG GTCTTGATATGAGCCCTGGTGGAGAGGACGTGTACGATGAAGGAACCTGTGTAACTTACTCTTGCAGTAATGACAGGGTCTTATCAATTGAAGGTTGTCCTGAAAATCACCATTGTGATGGTCTTGGCAC TTGCATCCCAAACAACAACATCTGCACTTTGACCGGACCCACTGTGATCAACGTCCACGGCGTCCTCAGCGCTGTGGAGGATCGCTGCACGTACACTCTGATGTCAGATAATGACCTCTTCTCAGATTTTAAAGTTCTGGCCAGCTACAAGGACCGACGTCGCGCAGATGTGAGCTTTGTCGACAGTGTGACACTGAAAAACACTGGTGTTGAGGTTCTCCTGGAACAAAGTGGGAGAGTCAAG GTGGGCGGTTCAGTGGTGGAGCTCACCAGCTCATTCACGAACCATGATGGTGTTAAACTCTCCAAGACCCAAGCTGGAGTCATTGCCAAGCTGCAACTGAACGATTCGGTAGAAGTGACTGTGTTCTTTGATGGAAACACTGCGCAGCTGAAAACTACATCAG AATTCGGTTATTATCCACAAAGTGGTTTGTGTGGCGACGACGACAAAACATCTTCAAGCAACCAGACCGAGTCCAGCAG CTGTCAGACTCTGCCCCCAGAAACCAGTGACCTGACAGTCGACTGTGACGCGATGAAGGAACG CTGCAACATCCTGATGAAGGAACCCTTCTCCTCCTGTCACGCCGACATCACCCCAGACCCCTACATAACTGCCTGCAAGGACACCATGTGTAAATATCCTGATGAGGACGGCCTCAGGTGTCAGTTCCTGGAGGCCTACGCCAGAGCCTGCAGCCTGATGAACATTGAACTGGGGGAATGGAGGTCCAACGAGCAGTGCT CTCTGCCTCAGATCTTTTGTGAAGAGAGTCCCTGCAGTGAAAATGAGTTCTGTGGACTGGTATCCCCCCTGGATACTCCCACCTGCCTCTGTAGAGCCATTTTTGCCTCCAGTTACAGAAGTTCAGGCGCTCTGG GTGATCCGACGGTCTGCACAGGTGACTCTGCTTCAATCACTCTGGTGGGTTGCCTCCTGGAGGAGAAAGGTCTCGACTACTCTGCCTTGCACCTCAACGACGCGACGTGCAAGGGTGTCATGGACGAGGAGAGCCACATGGTGACATTCAGCTTTGACAACGACAACTGCGGGACGGAGGTGGCG GAAGACGACGGCCAAGTGGTGTACAAGAACACCATCAAAACCCAGGCCAGCCCCTCCTCCGATGTCATCACTCGCCACAGCCAGTTGAAGATGGACGTCTCCTGCGTCCACATTGAACCAGAAATCAGGACTATGGGCTTCAGAATCAAGGACAG ctccgtctcccaGGAGGTCACATCTGAGGTGGCTTCTAGTTTCACGGTGACGATGAACGCCTACACGGACGCCGAACGCACACAAGCCGTGGACTCCAACACCCAGGTGCTGCTGGACCAGAAGATCTGGGTGGAGCTGACGAGCGACGGGCTGGATGCAGACTTGGTCGCCATGGTGATCAACTCCTGCTGGGCCACCGGCCAGGAAGAGTCCAATAGCAGCCCGAAATACGACCTGATCCAGGACGG CTGTGCAAACAACGCCGACCCGACGGTGCAggtggagggaaacggagaAGGAACCTCCAGCTATTTCTCTTTCAGCTTGTTTGAGTTCAAGGACAGCTCTGGTGAGCTCTACCTGCACTGCAAACTCCACCTGTGCGTCaaagacaacaacaacacctgCGTGCCG GATTGTTCTGGGGGAGGCGCTAGAAAGCGCAGATCTGCCTTGTCCAAATACGGCAGGTCAACTCGCAGAGCTGAGTCTCCCGCCTTCATCAGCATGGCATGGACTAAATAG
- the LOC133420217 gene encoding alpha-tectorin-like isoform X2, protein MSPGGEDVYDEGTCVTYSCSNDRVLSIEGCPENHHCDGLGTCIPNNNICTLTGPTVINVHGVLSAVEDRCTYTLMSDNDLFSDFKVLASYKDRRRADVSFVDSVTLKNTGVEVLLEQSGRVKVGGSVVELTSSFTNHDGVKLSKTQAGVIAKLQLNDSVEVTVFFDGNTAQLKTTSEFGYYPQSGLCGDDDKTSSSNQTESSSCQTLPPETSDLTVDCDAMKERCNILMKEPFSSCHADITPDPYITACKDTMCKYPDEDGLRCQFLEAYARACSLMNIELGEWRSNEQCSLPQIFCEESPCSENEFCGLVSPLDTPTCLCRAIFASSYRSSGALGDPTVCTGDSASITLVGCLLEEKGLDYSALHLNDATCKGVMDEESHMVTFSFDNDNCGTEVAEDDGQVVYKNTIKTQASPSSDVITRHSQLKMDVSCVHIEPEIRTMGFRIKDSSVSQEVTSEVASSFTVTMNAYTDAERTQAVDSNTQVLLDQKIWVELTSDGLDADLVAMVINSCWATGQEESNSSPKYDLIQDGCANNADPTVQVEGNGEGTSSYFSFSLFEFKDSSGELYLHCKLHLCVKDNNNTCVPDCSGGGARKRRSALSKYGRSTRRAESPAFISMAWTK, encoded by the exons ATGAGCCCTGGTGGAGAGGACGTGTACGATGAAGGAACCTGTGTAACTTACTCTTGCAGTAATGACAGGGTCTTATCAATTGAAGGTTGTCCTGAAAATCACCATTGTGATGGTCTTGGCAC TTGCATCCCAAACAACAACATCTGCACTTTGACCGGACCCACTGTGATCAACGTCCACGGCGTCCTCAGCGCTGTGGAGGATCGCTGCACGTACACTCTGATGTCAGATAATGACCTCTTCTCAGATTTTAAAGTTCTGGCCAGCTACAAGGACCGACGTCGCGCAGATGTGAGCTTTGTCGACAGTGTGACACTGAAAAACACTGGTGTTGAGGTTCTCCTGGAACAAAGTGGGAGAGTCAAG GTGGGCGGTTCAGTGGTGGAGCTCACCAGCTCATTCACGAACCATGATGGTGTTAAACTCTCCAAGACCCAAGCTGGAGTCATTGCCAAGCTGCAACTGAACGATTCGGTAGAAGTGACTGTGTTCTTTGATGGAAACACTGCGCAGCTGAAAACTACATCAG AATTCGGTTATTATCCACAAAGTGGTTTGTGTGGCGACGACGACAAAACATCTTCAAGCAACCAGACCGAGTCCAGCAG CTGTCAGACTCTGCCCCCAGAAACCAGTGACCTGACAGTCGACTGTGACGCGATGAAGGAACG CTGCAACATCCTGATGAAGGAACCCTTCTCCTCCTGTCACGCCGACATCACCCCAGACCCCTACATAACTGCCTGCAAGGACACCATGTGTAAATATCCTGATGAGGACGGCCTCAGGTGTCAGTTCCTGGAGGCCTACGCCAGAGCCTGCAGCCTGATGAACATTGAACTGGGGGAATGGAGGTCCAACGAGCAGTGCT CTCTGCCTCAGATCTTTTGTGAAGAGAGTCCCTGCAGTGAAAATGAGTTCTGTGGACTGGTATCCCCCCTGGATACTCCCACCTGCCTCTGTAGAGCCATTTTTGCCTCCAGTTACAGAAGTTCAGGCGCTCTGG GTGATCCGACGGTCTGCACAGGTGACTCTGCTTCAATCACTCTGGTGGGTTGCCTCCTGGAGGAGAAAGGTCTCGACTACTCTGCCTTGCACCTCAACGACGCGACGTGCAAGGGTGTCATGGACGAGGAGAGCCACATGGTGACATTCAGCTTTGACAACGACAACTGCGGGACGGAGGTGGCG GAAGACGACGGCCAAGTGGTGTACAAGAACACCATCAAAACCCAGGCCAGCCCCTCCTCCGATGTCATCACTCGCCACAGCCAGTTGAAGATGGACGTCTCCTGCGTCCACATTGAACCAGAAATCAGGACTATGGGCTTCAGAATCAAGGACAG ctccgtctcccaGGAGGTCACATCTGAGGTGGCTTCTAGTTTCACGGTGACGATGAACGCCTACACGGACGCCGAACGCACACAAGCCGTGGACTCCAACACCCAGGTGCTGCTGGACCAGAAGATCTGGGTGGAGCTGACGAGCGACGGGCTGGATGCAGACTTGGTCGCCATGGTGATCAACTCCTGCTGGGCCACCGGCCAGGAAGAGTCCAATAGCAGCCCGAAATACGACCTGATCCAGGACGG CTGTGCAAACAACGCCGACCCGACGGTGCAggtggagggaaacggagaAGGAACCTCCAGCTATTTCTCTTTCAGCTTGTTTGAGTTCAAGGACAGCTCTGGTGAGCTCTACCTGCACTGCAAACTCCACCTGTGCGTCaaagacaacaacaacacctgCGTGCCG GATTGTTCTGGGGGAGGCGCTAGAAAGCGCAGATCTGCCTTGTCCAAATACGGCAGGTCAACTCGCAGAGCTGAGTCTCCCGCCTTCATCAGCATGGCATGGACTAAATAG